A single region of the Octopus bimaculoides isolate UCB-OBI-ISO-001 chromosome 6, ASM119413v2, whole genome shotgun sequence genome encodes:
- the LOC106878405 gene encoding RING finger protein 32, producing the protein MPQNYNAALIAAAIQDHLSLKASGNKTVTRIPSHHSMTRKKNIKAVVDSGLRQSSTKLPKFPFEKVQAEYVLDAAPSLSLAQKLGIVECPAKQLSEFEWKNVKEQSNSRHDSCQPCVICKENFGEESQVLLSCSHVFHKTCLQAFEKFSNRKSCPMCRYQQYETRVIHEGRKQHYYKNATIIQAAWRGYVVRKWYTKLRETTPPSNPILRRRFFEKKLEEIVDKTLKSYDIGVDEFLEEMDQSIAAHRQLFNSFNHCYIGLEEWKKIKSKALQREHLDCPICVTSITIDNGLIPETNSIFDLECRTQDLSGIPYTSNSPKRVAFLLSCSHIFHKTCLETFESFMRDSTPLVCPVCRSLYSKRLLSAI; encoded by the exons atgccCCAAAACTACAATGCAGCTTTAATTGCTGCAGCTATTCAAGACCATTTAAGTTTGAAGGCATCTGGGAATAAAACAGTTACGAGAATTCCTTCACACCACTCTATGACAAGAAAGAAGAATATCAAAGCAGTGGTTGACAGTGGACTTA GACAGTCCTCTACCAAGCTTCCAAAATTCCCCTTTGAGAAGGTACAAGCTGAATATGTACTTGATGCGGCTCCATCACTTTCACTTG CACAGAAACTTGGTATTGTTGAATGCCCAGCAAAACAGTTATCAGAATTTGAATGGAAGAATGTAAAAGAGCAATCTAACTCACGACATGACTCTTGTCAACCATGTGTTATCTGTAAAGAAAATTTTGGAGAAGAATCTCAA GTGCTGCTTTCTTGTTCACACGTCTTCCATAAG ACTTGTCTCCAGGCATTTGAGAAATTCAGCAACAGGAAGTCATGTCCAATGTGTCGATACCAACAATATGAAACCAGGGTAATACACGAAGgtagaaaacagcactactaCAAAAATGCAACCAT AATTCAAGCAGCATGGCGGGGTTATGTTGTCCGAAAATGGTACACAAAATTAAGAGAAACAACACCACCAAGCAATCCTATCCTGAGAAGGAGATTTTTTGAAAAAAAG TTGGAAGAAATTGTTGACAAGACACTTAAAAGTTACGATATTGGTGTTGATGAATTCTTGGAGGAAATGGATCAGAGTATTGCAGCACACCGTCAACTGTTTAACTCCTTCAATCACTGCTATATTGGCTTGGAAGAATGGAAAAAGATCAAATCAAAG GCTCTACAACGTGAACATTTGGACTGTCCCATTTGTGTTACTTCAATAACTATTGATAATGGACTAATTCCTGAAACAAACTCTATATTTGATTTGGAGTGCAGAACTCAGGATCTTTCTGGAATACCATACACTTCAAATTCACCAAAACGAGTAGCTTTTCTTTTGTCATGTTCCCATATTTTCCATAAAACCTGCCTAGAGACATTTGAATCTTTTATGAGAGATTCTACTCCACTGGTATGTCCTGTATGCAGATCATTGTACAGCAAAAGGTTATTGTCAGCCATCTAA